A region from the uncultured Stenotrophomonas sp. genome encodes:
- a CDS encoding putative carbohydrate kinase (fragment) (Evidence 3 : Function proposed based on presence of conserved amino acid motif, structural feature or limited homology) — translation MLALDVPGGVDADSGAVPGVAVHATRTLQFIVAHRGLHTGDALEHAGQCLLDRLDVPAAAFAGVVAAASCWSGAVLPGLLPPRRANTHKGESGHVLCMGGNHGSGGAVMLCAEAALRSGAGLVSVTTRAPHVAPLLARCPEAMVHAADAAFDPAGLCGRAGVIALGPGLGQDDWARRLWAAALDSGKPLVADADALNLLAAVPRPLPQAILTPHPGEAARLLGVDAAGIQRDRFAAAHALATRFSAVVVLKGAGSVVAAPGATPRVIAAGNPGMAVGGMGDLLTGVIAALRAQGLPAFEAASAGALLQGLAGDAAACEGQRGLLCGVITYRNGVRADHAQADTAGDQVGGIFGQGQRGLLPRDLLPHLRTLSNPE, via the coding sequence GTGCTGGCGCTGGATGTACCCGGCGGCGTCGATGCCGACAGCGGCGCGGTGCCGGGTGTGGCGGTGCATGCCACGCGCACGCTGCAGTTCATCGTGGCGCATCGCGGGCTGCATACCGGCGATGCGCTGGAGCATGCCGGGCAATGCCTGCTGGACCGGCTGGACGTTCCCGCCGCAGCGTTCGCCGGTGTCGTGGCCGCGGCATCGTGCTGGAGCGGGGCGGTATTGCCCGGCCTGTTGCCGCCGCGCCGTGCCAACACGCACAAGGGCGAATCCGGCCACGTGCTGTGCATGGGCGGCAACCACGGCAGCGGTGGCGCGGTGATGCTGTGCGCCGAAGCCGCGCTGCGCAGTGGCGCCGGGCTGGTCAGCGTTACCACGCGCGCGCCGCATGTGGCGCCGCTGCTGGCGCGCTGCCCGGAAGCAATGGTGCATGCGGCCGATGCGGCATTCGATCCGGCCGGGTTGTGTGGGCGCGCCGGCGTCATCGCATTGGGGCCGGGGCTGGGGCAGGACGACTGGGCCCGGCGCTTGTGGGCGGCGGCGCTGGACAGCGGCAAGCCGCTGGTAGCCGATGCCGACGCACTGAACCTGCTGGCCGCCGTACCGCGCCCGTTGCCGCAGGCCATCCTCACCCCGCACCCGGGCGAGGCCGCGCGCCTGCTCGGCGTCGATGCCGCCGGCATCCAGCGCGACCGGTTCGCCGCCGCACACGCATTGGCCACGCGTTTTTCCGCCGTGGTCGTGTTGAAGGGCGCCGGCAGCGTGGTGGCCGCGCCGGGCGCCACGCCCCGGGTGATTGCCGCCGGCAACCCGGGCATGGCGGTGGGTGGCATGGGCGACCTGTTGACCGGCGTGATCGCAGCGCTGCGCGCGCAGGGGCTGCCGGCATTCGAGGCGGCCAGCGCCGGGGCGTTGCTGCAGGGGCTGGCCGGCGATGCCGCCGCGTGCGAGGGCCAGCGCGGCCTGTTGTGCGGCGTCATCACCTATCGCAATGGCGTTCGCGCCGACCACGCCCAGGCCGATACCGCCGGTGACCAGGTAGGTGGCATTTTCGGGCAGGGCCAGCGCGGCCTGTTGCCGCGTGATCTGCTGCCCCACCTGCGCACCTTGTCCAATCCGGAATGA
- the yjeS gene encoding putative Fe-S electron transport protein (Evidence 3 : Function proposed based on presence of conserved amino acid motif, structural feature or limited homology; Product type pc : putative carrier): protein MLEAVSAADMAQLSLRIRQLAREAGFQRCGISNIELHEDEAHLADWLGKGLYGTMEWMARHGAMRARPHELLPGTVRVISVGLDYGPKEDAEAWATLNDAERAYVARYALGRDYHKLMRNRLQKLAERVAAEVGPFGHRVFVDSAPVLERALARNAGLGWIGKHTCLIDKDGGSWFFLGEIYVDLPLPVDAPATAHCGTCTRCIEVCPTAAIIAPYRLDARRCISYLTIEHDGAIPLEMRPLMGNRIYGCDDCQLVCPWNKFARRTDEPDFRARNNLDTATLPELFAWEEDEFLRRTEGSPLRRSGHERWLRNIAVALGNAAPSPAAREALESRIGHPSELVREHVAWGLEQHGGKPGIGNGE, encoded by the coding sequence ATGCTCGAAGCCGTTTCCGCCGCCGACATGGCGCAGCTGTCGCTGCGCATCCGCCAGCTTGCGCGCGAGGCCGGTTTCCAGCGTTGCGGCATCAGCAACATCGAGCTGCACGAGGACGAGGCGCATCTGGCCGACTGGCTAGGCAAGGGCCTGTACGGGACGATGGAATGGATGGCCCGGCACGGCGCAATGCGCGCGCGCCCGCACGAACTGCTGCCGGGCACGGTGCGGGTGATTTCGGTCGGGCTGGACTATGGCCCCAAGGAAGACGCCGAAGCCTGGGCCACCTTGAATGACGCCGAGCGTGCCTACGTGGCGCGCTATGCGCTGGGCCGCGACTACCACAAGCTGATGCGCAACCGCCTGCAGAAGCTGGCCGAGCGCGTGGCCGCCGAAGTCGGCCCGTTCGGCCACCGCGTGTTCGTCGACTCGGCGCCGGTGCTGGAGCGCGCGCTGGCGCGCAACGCCGGGCTGGGCTGGATCGGCAAGCACACCTGCCTGATCGACAAGGATGGCGGCTCGTGGTTCTTCCTCGGCGAGATCTACGTCGATCTGCCGTTGCCCGTCGACGCGCCGGCCACCGCACACTGCGGCACCTGCACGCGCTGCATCGAGGTCTGCCCGACCGCGGCGATCATCGCCCCGTACCGGCTCGACGCGCGCCGCTGCATTTCCTACCTGACCATCGAGCACGACGGTGCCATCCCGCTGGAGATGCGCCCGCTGATGGGCAACCGCATCTACGGTTGCGACGACTGCCAACTGGTGTGTCCGTGGAACAAGTTCGCCCGCCGCACCGACGAACCGGATTTCCGCGCGCGCAACAACCTGGACACCGCCACGTTGCCGGAGCTGTTCGCTTGGGAAGAGGACGAATTCCTGCGCCGCACCGAAGGCAGCCCGCTCCGCCGCAGCGGCCACGAGCGCTGGCTGCGCAACATCGCCGTGGCACTGGGCAATGCCGCACCCTCGCCCGCCGCGCGGGAGGCGCTGGAAAGCCGCATTGGACATCCTTCCGAACTGGTGCGCGAACACGTGGCGTGGGGATTGGAGCAGCACGGCGGAAAACCGGGAATAGGGAACGGGGAATGA
- the yjeE gene encoding ATPase with strong ADP affinity (Evidence 2a : Function of homologous gene experimentally demonstrated in an other organism; PubMedId : 15324301, 7511774; Product type e : enzyme) translates to MTTMIELLLPDADATDRLGQVLAHTRPSPAVVHLHGDLGAGKSTLARALLRALGVQGAIRSPTYTLVERYPLPAGEAWHLDLYRIGNAGELDFLGLDEAAADLWLVEWPERGTGALPSLDLQVALEMHGEGRKASLQAHSPAGEAWLERMRQSGHLQGLPAA, encoded by the coding sequence ATGACGACGATGATCGAACTGCTGCTTCCCGATGCCGACGCCACCGACCGGCTGGGCCAGGTGCTGGCGCATACCCGGCCGTCACCGGCGGTGGTCCATCTGCACGGCGACCTCGGTGCGGGCAAATCCACGCTGGCCCGCGCATTGCTGCGTGCGCTGGGCGTGCAGGGCGCGATCCGCAGCCCGACCTACACGCTGGTCGAGCGCTACCCGTTGCCGGCCGGCGAGGCGTGGCACCTGGACCTGTACCGGATCGGCAATGCCGGCGAACTGGACTTCCTCGGGCTGGACGAGGCGGCGGCCGACCTGTGGCTGGTCGAATGGCCCGAACGTGGTACCGGTGCTTTGCCCTCGCTGGACCTGCAGGTGGCGCTGGAAATGCATGGCGAAGGCCGCAAAGCCAGCCTGCAGGCCCACTCGCCGGCCGGCGAGGCGTGGCTGGAGCGGATGCGGCAATCGGGTCACTTGCAGGGCCTTCCTGCTGCCTGA
- a CDS encoding hypothetical protein (Evidence 5 : No homology to any previously reported sequences) yields the protein MNPPAELFDTAAARRIDAQATAALGGDGYVLMQRAGQAAWQCVLQHWPQAQRIVVACGPGNNGGDGYVLARLARQSGREVRVLHLPDDAPRTPLAQRACTDYLAVGGQVELSSDCLENAELVVDALFGIGLSRAPAATAAALIEAINAAGAPVLALDVPSGVDADEAVDDDVRGTGRCWRWMYPAASMPTAARCRVWRCMPRARCSSSWRIAGCIPAMRWSMPGNACWTGWTFPPQRSPVSWPRHRAGAGRYCPACCRRAVPTRTRANPATCCAWAATTAAVAR from the coding sequence ATGAACCCGCCCGCCGAACTGTTCGATACCGCTGCCGCGCGGCGCATCGATGCGCAGGCTACGGCCGCGCTTGGTGGCGATGGTTACGTGCTGATGCAGCGCGCCGGGCAGGCGGCATGGCAGTGCGTGTTGCAGCACTGGCCGCAGGCACAGCGCATTGTGGTGGCCTGCGGGCCGGGCAACAACGGTGGCGACGGCTACGTGCTGGCGCGGCTGGCGCGCCAGTCCGGCCGCGAGGTGCGCGTGCTGCATCTGCCGGACGATGCACCGCGCACGCCGTTGGCGCAGCGCGCATGCACCGACTACCTCGCGGTGGGCGGGCAGGTCGAGTTGTCCAGCGACTGCTTGGAGAATGCGGAGCTGGTCGTCGATGCGTTGTTCGGCATCGGGCTGTCACGGGCGCCGGCGGCCACTGCCGCAGCGCTGATCGAGGCCATCAATGCCGCGGGTGCGCCGGTGCTGGCGCTGGATGTACCCAGCGGCGTAGACGCCGACGAGGCCGTCGATGACGACGTCAGGGGCACCGGCCGGTGCTGGCGCTGGATGTACCCGGCGGCGTCGATGCCGACAGCGGCGCGGTGCCGGGTGTGGCGGTGCATGCCACGCGCACGCTGCAGTTCATCGTGGCGCATCGCGGGCTGCATACCGGCGATGCGCTGGAGCATGCCGGGCAATGCCTGCTGGACCGGCTGGACGTTCCCGCCGCAGCGTTCGCCGGTGTCGTGGCCGCGGCATCGTGCTGGAGCGGGGCGGTATTGCCCGGCCTGTTGCCGCCGCGCCGTGCCAACACGCACAAGGGCGAATCCGGCCACGTGCTGTGCATGGGCGGCAACCACGGCAGCGGTGGCGCGGTGA
- the xseA gene encoding Exodeoxyribonuclease 7 large subunit, whose product MDHTLTPSQLNTLARDLLEGAFPLVWVEGELGNVSRPSSGHLYFTLKDARAQVRAAMFRPKSQWLKFIPREGLRVLARGRLTLYEARGEYQLVLDHMEEAGEGALRRAFEELKARLQAEGLFDAERKQPLPTHVRRLAIITSPSGAAVRDVLSVLARRFPLLEVELLPTLVQGETAATQITALLRRADASGRYDAILLTRGGGSLEDLWAFNDEQLARTIAACTTPVVSAVGHETDFSLSDFAADLRAPTPSVAAELLVPDRRDLGARLRHLQHRLAQRQAHVLNQAMQRADRAALRLQAGSPQARLALLRQRQQAALARLHACWQRQLQQRHARLAHGNAVLRATRPGRRLALLAERLSMLAPRTQAAMARQLQRDALRLRGIARSLEAVSPLATVARGYSILTRADNGALVRSTTQVHSGDTLHARVGDGVVDVQVVDPS is encoded by the coding sequence ATGGACCACACCCTCACCCCCAGCCAGCTCAACACGCTCGCCCGCGACCTGCTCGAAGGCGCGTTTCCGCTGGTGTGGGTGGAGGGCGAGCTGGGCAACGTCAGCCGGCCATCGTCGGGGCACCTGTACTTCACCCTGAAGGACGCGCGCGCGCAGGTGCGTGCGGCGATGTTCCGGCCCAAGAGCCAGTGGCTGAAGTTCATCCCGCGCGAGGGCCTGCGCGTGCTGGCACGTGGCCGCCTGACCCTGTACGAGGCGCGCGGCGAGTACCAACTGGTGCTCGACCACATGGAGGAAGCCGGCGAGGGCGCGCTGCGCCGCGCCTTCGAGGAGCTGAAAGCGCGCCTGCAGGCAGAGGGCCTGTTCGACGCCGAGCGCAAGCAGCCGCTGCCCACGCATGTGCGGCGGCTGGCGATCATCACCTCGCCCAGCGGTGCGGCGGTGCGCGACGTGCTCAGCGTACTGGCGCGGCGCTTCCCGCTGCTGGAAGTGGAGTTGCTGCCGACCCTGGTGCAAGGCGAAACCGCCGCCACGCAGATCACCGCGCTGCTGCGCCGCGCCGACGCCAGCGGCCGCTACGACGCGATCCTGCTCACCCGCGGCGGCGGCTCGCTGGAAGACCTGTGGGCATTCAACGACGAACAACTGGCGCGCACCATCGCCGCCTGCACCACCCCGGTGGTGTCGGCGGTCGGCCACGAGACCGACTTCAGCCTGTCCGACTTCGCCGCCGACCTGCGCGCGCCAACGCCCTCGGTGGCCGCCGAGTTGCTGGTGCCGGACCGGCGCGACCTCGGCGCACGCCTGCGCCACCTGCAACACCGCCTCGCGCAACGGCAAGCGCATGTACTGAACCAGGCGATGCAGCGCGCCGACCGCGCTGCGCTGCGCCTGCAGGCCGGCAGCCCGCAGGCGCGACTGGCACTGCTGCGGCAACGCCAGCAAGCCGCGCTCGCGCGCCTGCACGCCTGCTGGCAACGGCAGCTGCAACAGCGGCATGCACGGCTGGCGCATGGCAACGCGGTGCTGCGCGCGACCCGGCCCGGCCGCCGCCTCGCCCTGCTCGCCGAACGCCTGTCGATGCTGGCCCCGCGCACACAGGCGGCGATGGCGCGGCAACTGCAACGTGACGCCCTGCGCCTGCGCGGCATCGCCCGTTCGCTGGAAGCGGTGAGCCCGCTGGCCACGGTGGCGCGTGGCTATTCGATCCTCACCCGTGCCGATAACGGCGCGCTCGTGCGCTCGACCACGCAGGTCCACAGCGGCGACACGCTGCATGCGCGCGTGGGCGACGGCGTGGTGGACGTGCAGGTCGTCGACCCCTCGTAG
- a CDS encoding Peptidase M48 Ste24p — MRQDPVGNPRDPRRRRGVGGLRWIILLGFAIYGGCYYFSNRTVDPYTGEKVLIDASLDAESEKALGLQAYQQILSQERPVDPNSQVARQIRGIAQRLIAKVEPVEAALAAEHGQAPNRFSQGFDWEVNVLQSDQANAFCLPGGKMAVYTGLVPVAKNADAMAVVMGHEIAHALLRHGAQRMAQQKLTEIGQMAGAAGGMDARQQQMLMSAFGYGYLLPYARTHETQADEVGLMLAAAACFDPQEAVPLWERMGAASGGQAPPEFASTHPNPGTRIQNLQALMPKAMEYRQRFCETAQAN, encoded by the coding sequence ATGCGACAGGACCCTGTTGGCAACCCGCGCGACCCGCGCCGCCGCCGTGGCGTCGGCGGCCTGCGCTGGATCATCCTGCTCGGCTTCGCCATCTATGGCGGCTGCTATTACTTCAGCAACCGAACGGTGGATCCGTACACCGGCGAAAAGGTGCTGATCGACGCCTCACTTGATGCCGAGAGCGAGAAGGCGCTGGGCCTGCAGGCCTACCAGCAGATCCTGTCGCAGGAGCGCCCGGTTGATCCCAACTCGCAGGTGGCACGGCAGATCCGCGGGATCGCCCAGCGGCTGATCGCCAAGGTCGAACCGGTGGAAGCGGCGCTGGCGGCCGAACACGGGCAGGCGCCCAACCGCTTCTCGCAGGGCTTCGACTGGGAAGTGAATGTGCTGCAATCGGACCAGGCCAATGCGTTCTGCCTGCCCGGCGGCAAGATGGCCGTCTATACCGGGCTGGTGCCAGTGGCGAAGAACGCCGATGCGATGGCGGTGGTGATGGGCCACGAGATCGCCCACGCGCTGCTGCGCCACGGTGCCCAGCGCATGGCGCAGCAGAAGCTGACCGAGATCGGGCAGATGGCCGGTGCCGCCGGTGGCATGGACGCACGGCAGCAACAGATGCTGATGTCCGCCTTCGGTTACGGCTACCTGCTGCCCTATGCGCGCACGCATGAAACGCAGGCCGACGAAGTGGGGCTGATGCTGGCTGCGGCAGCCTGTTTCGACCCGCAGGAAGCGGTGCCGTTGTGGGAGCGCATGGGCGCGGCCAGCGGCGGGCAGGCGCCGCCGGAGTTCGCCTCCACCCACCCCAATCCCGGCACCCGCATCCAGAACCTGCAGGCGCTGATGCCCAAGGCGATGGAATACCGCCAGCGGTTCTGCGAGACGGCGCAGGCGAATTGA
- a CDS encoding N-acetylmuramoyl-L-alanine amidase translates to MPTAIRLPVLSALVAGLALACASAWAGEVRGVALQAGATGTHAEIRLAGGGSYKTLSLSAPNRLVVDFPDSSVVRGLKLPVATGVVTAVRTGSPVPGTFRVVFDLAESVTAFKPRMLAAGAESKLVIEWPGDAPAAATTAPAPATTTPPPAQNDAAARAEAARATAALTASVLQQANASAPATAAPGQEARPSPAAILNGLTVATGVPATVPAASIPAQTAASEPPAPRPVMPSDASRITIQPGMRTLVVAIDPGHGGQDPGAVGPTGKREKDVTLAVARELARQVNATPGLRAYLTRDTDVFIPLPMRAQRARAAKADIFISIHADAAENRSATGSSVYVLSTKGASSQRARWLADKENAADLIGGVNIGSHDKQVAKVLLDLAQSGYMKASEDAAGHVLGGLKRIGNNHKPNLERANFAVLRTSDMPAMLVETAFISNPEEERRLIDPAYQRRIAGAVLDGVHTFFSRQPPPGTLFAARAHAEMEAAAGTVAGGSK, encoded by the coding sequence ATGCCTACGGCCATCCGCCTGCCCGTCCTGTCTGCTCTTGTCGCCGGACTCGCTCTGGCTTGCGCTTCGGCATGGGCGGGCGAGGTCCGCGGCGTCGCCCTGCAGGCGGGTGCCACCGGCACCCATGCCGAAATCCGGCTGGCCGGCGGTGGCAGCTACAAGACGCTGAGCCTGTCCGCGCCGAACCGGCTGGTGGTGGATTTTCCCGATTCCAGCGTCGTGCGCGGTCTGAAGTTGCCGGTAGCGACCGGTGTGGTGACCGCGGTACGTACCGGTAGCCCGGTTCCGGGCACGTTCCGGGTGGTGTTCGACCTGGCCGAGTCGGTGACCGCGTTCAAGCCGCGGATGCTGGCAGCGGGCGCCGAATCGAAGCTGGTGATCGAGTGGCCGGGCGATGCTCCGGCAGCGGCCACCACCGCACCGGCACCGGCGACAACGACTCCACCCCCCGCCCAGAACGACGCTGCCGCCCGCGCCGAGGCCGCTCGCGCCACGGCGGCACTGACCGCATCGGTGCTGCAGCAGGCGAATGCGTCCGCCCCGGCCACGGCCGCACCCGGACAGGAAGCCCGTCCGTCGCCTGCCGCCATCCTCAACGGCCTGACCGTGGCCACCGGCGTACCGGCCACGGTGCCGGCGGCTTCCATCCCGGCGCAGACGGCAGCCAGCGAGCCGCCGGCGCCGCGCCCGGTCATGCCCAGCGATGCCTCGCGCATCACCATACAGCCGGGCATGCGCACGCTGGTGGTCGCCATCGACCCCGGCCACGGCGGCCAGGACCCCGGCGCCGTCGGCCCCACCGGCAAGCGCGAGAAGGACGTGACCCTGGCGGTGGCGCGCGAACTGGCGCGGCAGGTCAACGCCACGCCCGGCTTGCGCGCCTACCTGACCCGCGACACCGACGTGTTCATTCCGCTGCCGATGCGCGCCCAGCGCGCGCGCGCGGCCAAGGCCGACATCTTCATCTCGATCCACGCCGACGCGGCCGAGAACCGCTCGGCCACCGGCTCGTCGGTTTACGTGCTGTCGACCAAGGGCGCGTCCTCGCAGCGCGCGCGCTGGCTGGCGGACAAGGAAAACGCGGCCGACCTGATCGGCGGCGTGAACATCGGCAGCCATGACAAACAGGTGGCCAAGGTGCTGCTGGACCTGGCCCAGAGCGGCTACATGAAGGCCTCCGAAGACGCGGCCGGCCATGTGCTGGGCGGCCTGAAACGGATCGGCAACAACCACAAGCCGAACCTGGAGCGCGCCAACTTCGCGGTGCTGCGCACCTCGGACATGCCGGCGATGCTGGTGGAAACCGCGTTCATCTCCAACCCGGAGGAAGAGCGCCGCCTGATCGATCCGGCCTACCAGCGCCGCATCGCCGGTGCGGTGCTTGATGGGGTGCACACCTTCTTCAGCCGGCAGCCGCCGCCGGGTACGTTGTTTGCCGCCCGCGCGCACGCCGAGATGGAAGCCGCCGCCGGCACCGTGGCCGGCGGCAGTAAATAA